In a genomic window of Mycolicibacter heraklionensis:
- a CDS encoding sensor domain-containing protein, protein MRVSSAWVLVVAGAVLAAGCGRPGGVLKPAATTPTSPTTTHAVAPVAEDALRALLLTPEQINPIMAATDMAVTRTHTALSDDSATMQPQECLAIDGAAQAPVYADSGYTGVREQALSEGDDFEHFVEQAVVAFPSAQQAAAFFADAARQWPACHEYSHLQSGTTWTAGPIVNADGMLSTVATQDNAGNDVSWACGRALTVANNVVVDVNTCSADPKDSAVVIAGQIAAKVPNG, encoded by the coding sequence ATGCGGGTTTCTTCTGCGTGGGTACTTGTTGTCGCGGGCGCTGTGCTGGCCGCCGGGTGTGGCCGCCCGGGGGGCGTCTTGAAACCGGCCGCCACCACCCCTACGTCGCCGACGACGACCCATGCCGTCGCGCCCGTCGCCGAGGACGCCCTGCGCGCTCTGCTGCTCACCCCCGAGCAGATCAATCCGATCATGGCGGCGACCGACATGGCCGTCACTCGCACCCACACCGCCCTGTCCGATGACAGCGCCACCATGCAACCGCAAGAATGCCTGGCCATCGACGGTGCGGCCCAGGCCCCGGTATACGCCGACAGCGGCTACACCGGGGTGCGGGAGCAGGCGCTCAGTGAGGGCGACGACTTCGAGCACTTCGTCGAGCAGGCCGTCGTCGCGTTTCCGTCAGCCCAGCAGGCCGCCGCATTCTTCGCCGACGCCGCCCGACAATGGCCGGCCTGCCACGAATACAGCCACCTGCAGAGCGGCACCACCTGGACCGCCGGGCCCATCGTCAACGCCGACGGCATGCTGAGCACCGTCGCGACCCAGGACAACGCGGGCAACGACGTGAGCTGGGCCTGCGGGCGGGCGTTGACCGTGGCCAACAACGTCGTGGTTGATGTCAACACCTGCAGCGCGGACCCCAAGGACTCCGCGGTGGTCATCGCCGGGCAGATCGCGGCGAAAGTACCGAACGGCTAG
- the mbp1 gene encoding microaggregate-binding protein 1, which produces MSDQDSGPEAGIKGVVEDVKGKAKEALGTVTGDDSLKREGQAQQDKAEAQREVAAKEAEAEKARAKAAADEARERAEQ; this is translated from the coding sequence ATGAGCGACCAGGACAGTGGGCCCGAGGCCGGCATCAAAGGCGTTGTCGAAGATGTCAAGGGCAAAGCCAAAGAAGCTCTAGGCACAGTGACCGGTGACGACTCACTGAAGCGGGAAGGCCAAGCGCAGCAGGACAAGGCCGAAGCTCAACGCGAGGTTGCGGCCAAGGAAGCGGAGGCCGAAAAGGCCCGCGCCAAGGCCGCTGCGGACGAGGCACGCGAGCGTGCCGAACAGTAA
- a CDS encoding DoxX family protein produces the protein MRKIARPLLAAAFIGQGVDALRRPQQAGQTARPAFDGLKQLPDEIAAKVPTDVEAFAKANALVQIGGGALLASGRLPRVAAAVLACTVVPGSAGGHMFWAESDAHRRTEQRQAFLTDVSLIGGLMIAAADTEGKPSLGWRARRAARRTYRRAATALPTTSGDTALEAVGDKVSAGLLTGLEHSRELAERVSAKAGPLLESAGERGAQLAEVAADRGTELAQAAREGATTLAGSARRRLFS, from the coding sequence ATGCGAAAGATCGCCCGTCCACTGCTCGCGGCAGCGTTTATCGGTCAAGGCGTGGACGCGTTGCGCCGGCCGCAGCAAGCCGGGCAGACGGCCCGTCCGGCGTTCGACGGACTCAAACAGCTGCCCGACGAGATAGCGGCGAAGGTGCCCACCGACGTCGAAGCATTCGCCAAAGCCAACGCGCTGGTGCAGATCGGCGGTGGCGCTTTGCTGGCCAGCGGCAGGCTGCCGCGGGTTGCGGCCGCGGTGCTGGCATGCACGGTCGTCCCGGGCAGCGCAGGGGGGCACATGTTCTGGGCGGAGTCCGACGCGCACCGCAGGACCGAGCAGCGCCAAGCGTTCCTGACCGACGTCAGCCTGATCGGCGGACTGATGATCGCCGCCGCCGACACCGAAGGAAAACCTTCGCTGGGCTGGCGGGCCCGTCGGGCCGCGCGGCGCACCTATCGGCGGGCCGCCACCGCCTTGCCCACCACGTCCGGTGATACCGCGCTGGAGGCAGTCGGCGACAAGGTGAGCGCAGGCTTGCTGACCGGCCTGGAACACAGTCGCGAACTCGCCGAGCGGGTGAGTGCGAAGGCCGGACCGTTGCTCGAGTCGGCCGGCGAACGGGGAGCACAGCTCGCCGAAGTCGCCGCCGACCGCGGAACCGAGCTGGCGCAGGCGGCCCGAGAAGGCGCGACCACACTGGCTGGCAGCGCCCGGCGGCGCCTGTTCAGTTGA
- a CDS encoding winged helix-turn-helix domain-containing protein: MPVLTVAQARRIAVAAQGFTQTKPAATVARAHLKRLVSRIQVLQLDSVSVAVRAHYAPVFSRLGPYDRTVLDRAAWSHSARSPRLLVEYWAHEAALMAVEDWPLLRWRMRQYTHGRWGNVRPNPELADGIVAAISELGPATAGEIEEHLAAGSGRAGSGPWWNRSDTKWVAEALFAAGVLTTATRVGFARHYDLVENVLPAQVLAREVDDDEAVQELVRRAAGALGVGTEADLRDYFRLSAAQVKPAIAKLVAAGELEPVQVDGWNAAAYLLSGQSIPRTDRGTALLCPFDPLIFFRPRVQRLFNFFYRIEIYTPAPKRQYGYYVWPFLLDGELVGRVDLKADRQHDALHVVGAFAEEGRSRGRVAEALIGELTSMASWLGLSQVSVGERGDLAAELRRRVLVN, from the coding sequence GTGCCGGTCCTGACCGTAGCGCAGGCGCGCCGAATCGCCGTTGCGGCACAGGGTTTCACGCAGACCAAGCCCGCTGCGACTGTCGCCAGGGCGCACCTGAAGCGGCTGGTCTCCCGCATTCAGGTACTGCAACTCGACTCGGTGTCGGTGGCGGTACGTGCCCACTACGCGCCGGTGTTCAGCCGGCTCGGCCCCTATGACCGGACCGTGCTGGACCGTGCCGCGTGGAGCCACAGCGCTCGCTCGCCGCGGTTGTTGGTCGAGTACTGGGCACACGAGGCGGCGCTGATGGCCGTCGAGGACTGGCCGCTGTTGCGGTGGCGGATGCGGCAGTACACCCACGGCCGGTGGGGCAACGTACGACCCAACCCTGAGCTGGCCGACGGCATCGTCGCAGCGATCTCCGAGTTGGGCCCGGCCACCGCCGGCGAGATCGAGGAGCACCTGGCCGCCGGCTCGGGTCGGGCGGGCAGTGGGCCCTGGTGGAACCGCAGTGACACCAAGTGGGTGGCCGAGGCGCTGTTCGCCGCCGGAGTGCTCACCACCGCCACCCGGGTCGGGTTCGCCCGGCACTACGACCTGGTGGAGAACGTGCTGCCGGCCCAGGTGCTGGCGCGAGAGGTCGACGACGACGAAGCGGTACAAGAGCTGGTCCGCCGCGCCGCCGGCGCGCTGGGGGTGGGGACCGAGGCCGACCTGCGCGACTACTTCCGGCTGTCGGCCGCCCAGGTGAAACCGGCGATCGCGAAGCTGGTGGCCGCCGGCGAACTGGAACCCGTACAGGTGGATGGCTGGAACGCTGCCGCTTATCTGCTTTCCGGGCAGTCGATTCCGCGAACCGACCGCGGCACCGCGCTGCTCTGCCCGTTCGATCCGCTGATCTTCTTCCGGCCGCGGGTGCAGCGGCTGTTCAATTTCTTTTATCGCATCGAGATCTATACCCCGGCGCCCAAACGCCAGTACGGCTATTACGTGTGGCCGTTCCTGCTGGACGGGGAGCTGGTGGGCCGGGTGGACCTCAAGGCCGACCGGCAACACGATGCCCTGCACGTGGTCGGGGCGTTCGCCGAAGAGGGCCGGTCGCGCGGCCGGGTGGCCGAGGCGCTGATCGGCGAGCTGACGTCGATGGCGTCCTGGCTCGGGCTGAGCCAGGTGAGCGTGGGGGAGCGCGGGGACCTGGCAGCCGAGCTGCGCCGGCGGGTGCTCGTCAACTGA
- a CDS encoding dihydrofolate reductase, whose translation MTISLIWAQSKSGVIGRAGGIPWRVPEDQARYKQLTVGHTVVMGRLTWESLPAKVRPLPDRRNVVLTRQPDYVADGATVVPTLEQALDGDDIWVVGGAEIYALALPLASRCEVTEVDIDLPVQDGDTVAPVLDQSWQASTGEWLTSRTGLRYRYLTYHRTSCRS comes from the coding sequence ATGACGATCAGTCTGATCTGGGCTCAGTCGAAGTCCGGGGTGATCGGCCGTGCCGGTGGCATCCCCTGGCGGGTGCCTGAGGATCAGGCCCGCTACAAGCAGCTCACCGTGGGCCACACCGTGGTGATGGGGCGGCTGACCTGGGAATCGCTGCCCGCCAAGGTCCGGCCGTTGCCGGACCGGCGCAATGTCGTGCTCACGCGACAGCCGGACTATGTCGCCGACGGCGCCACCGTCGTGCCGACCCTGGAGCAAGCCCTCGACGGCGACGACATCTGGGTGGTGGGCGGCGCGGAGATCTACGCGCTGGCGTTGCCGCTGGCCAGCCGCTGCGAAGTGACCGAGGTCGATATCGACCTGCCGGTGCAGGACGGCGACACCGTGGCGCCCGTGCTCGACCAGTCCTGGCAGGCCAGCACCGGGGAGTGGTTGACCAGCCGAACCGGTCTGCGCTACCGCTATCTGACCTATCACCGGACTTCGTGCCGGTCCTGA
- a CDS encoding thymidylate synthase: protein MPIATPYEDLLRLVLESGTPKADRTGTGTRSLFGHQLRYDLAAGFPLITTKKVHLKSVIYELLWFLRGDSNIAWLNEHGVTIWDEWASATGDLGPVYGVQWRSWPTPSGEHIDQIARAVELLRTDPDSRRIIVSAWNVSELDKMALAPCHALFQFYVADGKLSCQLYQRSADLFLGVPFNIASYALLTHMMAAQAGLGVGEFVWTGGDCHIYDNHVDQVREQLSRQPRAYPKLVLGKRDSIFDYTYDDIEICDYDPHPAIKAPVAV, encoded by the coding sequence GTGCCGATCGCGACCCCGTACGAGGATCTGCTGCGGTTGGTGCTTGAGAGCGGAACCCCGAAGGCGGACCGTACCGGCACCGGCACCCGCAGCCTGTTCGGCCACCAGTTGCGCTACGACCTGGCCGCCGGATTCCCGCTGATCACCACCAAGAAGGTGCACCTGAAGTCGGTGATCTACGAGCTGCTGTGGTTTCTGCGCGGTGACTCCAACATCGCCTGGCTTAACGAGCACGGGGTCACCATTTGGGACGAATGGGCTAGCGCGACCGGTGATCTCGGGCCGGTCTACGGCGTGCAGTGGCGGTCTTGGCCGACCCCATCCGGAGAACACATCGATCAGATCGCGCGCGCGGTGGAGTTGCTGCGCACCGACCCGGATTCGCGCCGCATCATCGTCTCGGCGTGGAACGTCAGCGAACTGGACAAGATGGCGCTGGCGCCCTGCCACGCCCTGTTCCAGTTCTACGTCGCCGACGGGAAGCTGTCCTGCCAGCTCTATCAGCGCAGCGCCGACCTGTTCCTCGGCGTGCCGTTCAACATCGCCAGCTACGCGCTGCTCACCCACATGATGGCCGCGCAGGCCGGGCTGGGCGTCGGTGAGTTCGTCTGGACCGGCGGGGACTGTCACATCTATGACAATCACGTCGATCAGGTGCGCGAGCAGCTGTCCCGGCAGCCCCGGGCATACCCCAAACTGGTTCTGGGGAAACGTGATTCGATCTTCGATTACACCTACGACGACATCGAGATCTGCGACTATGATCCGCACCCGGCGATCAAGGCGCCCGTGGCGGTATGA
- a CDS encoding dienelactone hydrolase family protein: MPTITDTITTPDGDCPVHLFTPEGPGPWPGVVMYPDAGGVRAAFDQMAAELAGYGYAVLLPDVYYRQPGWAPFDMATVFADAKERGRLFSMIGQVTPDRMATDAQAFFDYLSGRPEVRGEKFGVCGYCMGGRTSVVVAGHVPDRVAAAASFHGGGLVTDAADSPHLLADRMTATVYVAGAENDASFTQAHAATLDEALSAAGVTHTVEFYPAAHGFAVPDNAPYDADAAARHWAAMRQVFGATLTG; this comes from the coding sequence ATGCCCACGATCACCGACACCATCACCACGCCCGACGGCGACTGCCCCGTTCACCTGTTCACGCCGGAGGGGCCCGGGCCCTGGCCCGGCGTCGTGATGTATCCCGACGCCGGCGGGGTCCGGGCGGCCTTCGACCAGATGGCCGCCGAACTGGCCGGCTACGGCTACGCCGTGCTGCTTCCCGATGTGTATTACCGGCAGCCCGGCTGGGCGCCGTTCGACATGGCCACGGTGTTCGCCGACGCCAAGGAGCGCGGTCGGCTGTTCTCGATGATCGGGCAGGTGACCCCGGACCGGATGGCCACCGACGCCCAGGCGTTCTTCGACTATCTGTCCGGCCGGCCCGAAGTGCGCGGGGAGAAGTTCGGCGTGTGCGGCTACTGCATGGGCGGACGCACGTCGGTCGTGGTCGCCGGGCACGTGCCCGACCGGGTGGCAGCGGCGGCGTCGTTCCATGGCGGCGGCTTGGTCACCGACGCCGCGGACAGTCCCCACCTGCTGGCCGACCGGATGACGGCCACCGTCTATGTGGCCGGCGCCGAGAACGACGCGTCGTTCACGCAGGCGCATGCCGCGACCCTGGACGAGGCGCTCAGCGCCGCGGGCGTCACGCACACCGTGGAGTTCTATCCGGCCGCGCACGGTTTCGCGGTGCCCGACAACGCGCCCTATGACGCCGACGCCGCGGCCCGGCACTGGGCGGCGATGCGGCAGGTGTTCGGCGCCACGCTGACCGGATAG
- a CDS encoding TetR/AcrR family transcriptional regulator encodes MTGLRERKKADTRRALSDATLQLALDRGLENVTREDIAGLAGVSLRTFSNYFSTKYEALAYRQTERLRRSVALLRERPDHEPLWTSITEAILGPIQDDFAAATGDANRPPNRVELAALRTMLANSDLRNTFPRTLFDDFATAIAERTGTDSERDTFPRLAAAVVHAVVEATMDSYVMLDPPVAYPRLLRAAFADVAAGLPAPADRKAEA; translated from the coding sequence ATGACCGGGTTGCGTGAACGCAAGAAAGCCGACACCCGTCGTGCCCTCTCCGACGCCACCCTCCAACTGGCCCTCGATCGCGGTCTGGAGAACGTGACCCGGGAAGACATCGCAGGTCTCGCCGGAGTGTCACTGCGGACGTTCAGCAATTACTTCTCCACCAAGTACGAAGCGCTGGCCTACCGGCAGACCGAGCGTCTGCGCCGCAGTGTCGCCCTGCTACGTGAGCGTCCCGATCACGAGCCGCTGTGGACATCGATCACCGAAGCCATCCTCGGGCCGATCCAAGACGACTTCGCCGCCGCAACCGGTGACGCGAACAGGCCACCGAACCGCGTCGAACTTGCCGCGCTCCGCACGATGCTGGCGAACAGCGACCTCCGTAACACCTTTCCCCGCACCCTGTTCGACGACTTCGCCACGGCGATCGCCGAGCGCACCGGCACCGATTCGGAGCGTGACACCTTTCCGCGCCTCGCCGCAGCGGTGGTCCACGCGGTCGTCGAGGCCACCATGGACAGCTACGTGATGCTGGACCCGCCGGTCGCCTACCCGCGGTTGCTGCGCGCCGCGTTCGCCGACGTCGCCGCGGGGCTTCCCGCACCCGCCGACAGGAAGGCCGAAGCGTGA
- a CDS encoding FAD-dependent monooxygenase, translated as MTAAAEHPVVVAGAGPNGLMLGCELALAGVHPVVLDQLPGPSSEPKANGLVGQVVRMLDLRGLYNRFSGVAGPPQPVPAWMFSGMALDLSMSFTGARPNPMHLLPVAQPQLVRRLLERAGELGVDVRWDHRLTGLATRDDAVVAKVSSPDGDYVLRAGYLVGADGGHSIVRKTAGIAFPGTTAPTVSRLAHVHIPERLRAADRSLRIPGFGRIAHGHNRFDNGMVIFGELEPDRSLLGTLEFGRSGDTGPMTLAELRQSLQRILGVDVAFAEPPGPGPHALRRIDGQNSRQAERYRAGRVLLLGDAAHVHSAMGGPGLNLGLQDTANLGWKLAAQINGWAPDGLLDTYESERQPLGQRVMMHSMAQTALISPGPHVAALRELFGELTAIPAVSAHLAELLAGSDVRYDVGDDHRLSGWHVPGLTFDDGSRVAELLHRGRAVLLDLSDGTAAAAARPWADRVDATTAAMSEPPAAAMLIRPDGYVAWATDDFDSSRRPSLEAALSRWFGAPRP; from the coding sequence GTGACCGCTGCAGCAGAGCACCCCGTGGTCGTCGCCGGCGCCGGGCCCAACGGGCTGATGTTGGGGTGCGAGCTCGCCCTGGCCGGAGTCCACCCCGTGGTGCTCGACCAGCTGCCCGGCCCCAGCTCGGAACCCAAGGCTAATGGCCTTGTCGGGCAAGTGGTTCGGATGCTCGACCTGCGAGGGCTCTACAACAGGTTCAGCGGCGTAGCCGGTCCCCCACAGCCCGTCCCCGCGTGGATGTTCTCCGGGATGGCCCTGGATCTGTCGATGAGCTTCACCGGCGCCCGGCCCAACCCGATGCATCTACTCCCGGTGGCCCAGCCGCAGTTGGTGCGCCGCCTCCTGGAGCGGGCCGGCGAGCTCGGCGTCGACGTTCGCTGGGACCACCGGCTCACCGGCCTGGCCACCCGGGACGACGCAGTGGTGGCTAAGGTCAGCTCCCCCGACGGCGACTACGTCCTGCGCGCCGGCTATCTGGTGGGCGCCGACGGCGGCCACAGCATCGTGCGCAAGACGGCCGGAATCGCCTTTCCTGGGACCACGGCGCCGACGGTTTCCCGGTTGGCCCATGTGCACATCCCGGAGCGCCTGCGCGCCGCCGATCGCAGCCTTCGGATACCGGGATTCGGTCGGATCGCCCATGGCCACAACCGGTTTGACAACGGAATGGTGATCTTCGGCGAGCTCGAACCCGATCGGTCACTGTTGGGCACACTGGAGTTCGGCCGGTCGGGGGACACCGGCCCGATGACGCTTGCCGAGCTCCGGCAAAGCCTGCAGCGCATCCTGGGCGTCGACGTCGCGTTCGCCGAGCCGCCCGGGCCCGGCCCGCACGCGTTGCGCCGGATCGACGGGCAGAACAGCCGCCAGGCCGAGCGCTACCGCGCTGGACGGGTGCTGCTCCTGGGCGACGCCGCTCATGTCCACAGCGCAATGGGTGGCCCGGGTCTGAATCTGGGATTGCAGGACACTGCCAACCTCGGCTGGAAGCTGGCCGCTCAGATCAACGGTTGGGCGCCCGACGGGTTGCTGGACACCTACGAGTCCGAGCGTCAGCCGCTGGGACAGCGGGTGATGATGCACTCGATGGCCCAGACCGCACTGATATCTCCCGGACCGCATGTCGCCGCGCTGCGGGAGCTTTTCGGTGAACTGACCGCGATCCCGGCGGTGTCGGCACATCTTGCTGAACTGCTCGCCGGCAGCGATGTCCGTTACGACGTCGGCGACGACCACCGATTGTCCGGTTGGCATGTCCCCGGCCTCACCTTCGACGACGGCAGCCGGGTCGCCGAACTTTTGCACCGTGGTCGTGCGGTGCTGCTCGACCTGTCCGACGGCACCGCAGCAGCTGCCGCACGGCCGTGGGCCGATCGGGTCGACGCCACCACGGCTGCGATGTCCGAGCCCCCGGCTGCGGCCATGCTCATCCGTCCCGATGGCTACGTCGCCTGGGCGACCGATGACTTCGACTCCAGCCGGCGGCCTTCCCTGGAGGCCGCGCTGAGCCGTTGGTTCGGCGCGCCACGCCCCTGA
- a CDS encoding MFS transporter has product MSTSYRAGAAAGGADLVDGVPRRRIAVAAMVGTTIEFYDFYVYAAAAVTVFPQLFFPKGNPTAALLASLATFGLAFVARPLGSILFGHFGDRLGRKSTLVASLLLMGVATFLIGVLPTYHHIGLLAPVLLAALRFCQGLALGGEWSGAALLATETAKPGRRATAGIWPQLGAPLGYLIATAIFLILFAWLGPVAGGAAPDGAFLTWGWRIPFLLSAVMVAVGLYVRLRLTETPVFAQAIATGAPVNAPIAQLLRRSWRRLIIGTLVMVVPYTLFYTVTTWSLSYGTAKRPPEGFGLGYGYADFLGLQLIAVLFFVCVLPIVGRLADHFGRRPLLLIFTAGIMVYGTTFGAFLKPTASTGAMLAFLIIGMTLMGLAFGPMSAVLPELFPTNVRYTGSGVAYNAASILGAAVAPFITTWLAASHGVAWVGGYLSTAAALSFVALLAMHETRDTELHDVGVADHVGDALHPG; this is encoded by the coding sequence GTGAGCACGTCGTATCGCGCCGGCGCCGCCGCCGGCGGGGCCGACCTCGTCGACGGTGTCCCGCGCCGGAGAATCGCGGTGGCGGCGATGGTCGGCACCACGATCGAGTTCTACGACTTCTACGTCTACGCGGCGGCCGCGGTCACCGTCTTCCCGCAGCTGTTCTTTCCGAAGGGCAACCCCACTGCGGCGCTGTTGGCCTCGTTGGCGACGTTCGGCTTGGCGTTCGTGGCCCGACCGCTGGGCTCGATCCTGTTCGGGCACTTCGGTGATCGGCTGGGCCGCAAATCCACCCTGGTCGCCTCGTTGTTGCTCATGGGTGTCGCCACATTCCTGATCGGTGTGCTGCCCACCTACCACCACATCGGTCTGCTGGCCCCGGTGCTGCTGGCTGCCCTGCGGTTCTGCCAGGGCTTGGCGCTCGGCGGTGAATGGAGCGGTGCCGCGCTGCTGGCCACCGAGACCGCCAAACCGGGCCGCCGGGCGACGGCGGGCATCTGGCCGCAACTGGGTGCGCCCCTGGGCTATCTGATCGCCACCGCGATCTTCCTGATCCTGTTCGCGTGGCTGGGACCGGTCGCCGGCGGCGCGGCCCCGGACGGTGCCTTTCTCACCTGGGGCTGGCGCATTCCGTTTCTGCTGAGCGCCGTCATGGTGGCCGTCGGACTGTATGTCCGTCTGCGGCTCACCGAAACCCCGGTCTTCGCGCAGGCGATCGCCACCGGCGCGCCGGTGAACGCTCCGATCGCCCAGTTGCTGCGGAGGAGCTGGCGCCGGCTGATCATCGGCACGTTGGTGATGGTGGTGCCCTACACGCTCTTCTACACCGTGACCACCTGGAGTCTGAGCTACGGCACCGCCAAACGCCCACCCGAGGGCTTCGGACTGGGCTACGGCTACGCCGACTTCCTCGGACTCCAGCTGATCGCCGTGCTGTTCTTCGTCTGCGTGCTGCCCATCGTCGGCAGGCTGGCCGACCACTTCGGCCGGCGCCCGTTGCTGCTGATCTTCACCGCCGGAATCATGGTGTACGGGACCACTTTCGGCGCATTCTTGAAGCCGACCGCGTCCACCGGCGCGATGCTGGCCTTCCTGATCATCGGGATGACATTGATGGGGTTGGCGTTCGGTCCGATGAGTGCGGTGCTGCCCGAACTGTTCCCGACCAATGTTCGCTACACCGGTTCCGGCGTCGCCTACAACGCGGCGAGCATTCTGGGGGCGGCGGTGGCGCCGTTCATCACCACCTGGCTGGCCGCCAGCCACGGCGTGGCCTGGGTGGGCGGCTATCTGTCGACGGCGGCCGCCCTATCGTTCGTCGCGCTGCTGGCGATGCATGAGACTCGGGATACCGAGCTGCATGACGTCGGAGTCGCCGACCACGTCGGTGACGCCCTGCACCCCGGCTGA
- a CDS encoding phosphotransferase family protein — MAEEPLGIDPAAATAWITELGLPVRGPLSFERIGIGQSNLTYRVSDGAGHSWVLRRPPLGTLLASAHDVAREARILAALDDTDVPTPKVYGLTRDAEDTPLLLMEFIDGVVADRMSVAQSLSPERRRQIGLSMPKTLAKIHAVDITAVGLDDLASHKPYAQRQLRRWAGQWEKSKTRELPALDDLTRRLTAAVPPQQELTLVHGDFHLRNVITSPESGEVIAVLDWELSTLGDPLADMGSLLAYWPQVGEEHIAGEFIISTLEGFPDRAELARVYLEETGRDAASLQYWHALGLWKVAIIAEGIVRRVLDNPANKAAAGTPITAWIDALADKACEVADEAGI, encoded by the coding sequence GTGGCTGAGGAGCCACTGGGGATCGACCCGGCGGCTGCGACCGCGTGGATCACCGAGCTAGGCCTGCCGGTGCGCGGGCCGCTGAGCTTCGAGCGGATCGGGATCGGACAGTCGAATCTGACCTACCGGGTGTCCGACGGCGCCGGCCACAGCTGGGTGCTGCGCCGGCCCCCGCTGGGAACATTGCTGGCCTCGGCCCACGACGTGGCCCGCGAAGCCCGGATCCTCGCGGCGCTGGACGACACCGACGTCCCCACCCCGAAGGTGTACGGGCTGACGCGGGACGCAGAAGACACGCCGTTGCTGCTGATGGAGTTCATAGACGGCGTGGTGGCCGACCGGATGTCGGTGGCGCAGTCGCTTTCTCCCGAGCGGCGTCGGCAGATCGGGCTGTCGATGCCCAAGACGCTGGCCAAGATTCACGCCGTCGACATCACCGCGGTGGGCCTCGATGATCTGGCCAGCCACAAGCCCTACGCCCAGCGTCAGCTCAGACGCTGGGCCGGGCAGTGGGAGAAGTCCAAGACGCGAGAGCTGCCCGCACTCGATGACCTGACCCGGCGTCTGACCGCCGCTGTTCCGCCTCAGCAGGAACTGACTCTGGTGCACGGGGACTTTCACCTGCGCAACGTGATCACCTCACCGGAGAGCGGCGAGGTGATCGCGGTGCTCGACTGGGAGTTGTCCACTCTCGGCGACCCGCTGGCCGACATGGGCAGCCTGCTCGCGTACTGGCCGCAGGTCGGCGAAGAGCACATCGCCGGGGAATTCATCATCAGCACCCTGGAGGGCTTCCCGGACCGGGCCGAGTTGGCCCGGGTCTATCTGGAAGAGACCGGACGTGACGCGGCGTCGCTGCAGTACTGGCATGCGCTGGGGCTGTGGAAGGTCGCGATCATCGCCGAGGGCATCGTGCGGCGGGTGCTGGACAACCCGGCGAACAAGGCCGCCGCGGGCACCCCGATCACCGCGTGGATCGATGCCCTGGCGGACAAGGCGTGTGAGGTCGCCGACGAGGCGGGTATCTGA
- a CDS encoding SDR family oxidoreductase, translating into MTTQDFAGRTAVITGGSRGIGLAIGQRLAEAGANVVLTSRDQESADAAAAQVQGNALGVAAHVADDDAAQRCIDLTLERFGSIDVLVNNAGTNPAFGPLIDQDHARFAKIFDINLWGPLLWTSCAVKAWMGEHSGVVVNTASIGGMSFAPLMGMYNATKAALIHVTKQLALELSPGIRVNAICPGVVRTKLAEVLWKEHEQGLSGAIPLGRIGEPGDVADAVLFLASDAASWITGQTLVMDGGQILGDATGFRAGLGG; encoded by the coding sequence ATGACGACACAGGATTTCGCGGGGCGCACCGCGGTCATCACCGGCGGCTCGCGGGGGATCGGGCTGGCGATCGGGCAGCGGCTCGCCGAGGCGGGCGCCAACGTGGTCCTGACCTCACGCGACCAGGAGAGTGCCGACGCGGCGGCGGCCCAGGTCCAAGGCAACGCGCTGGGTGTGGCCGCCCATGTCGCCGACGACGACGCCGCCCAGCGCTGCATCGACCTGACCCTGGAACGGTTCGGCAGCATCGATGTCCTGGTCAACAACGCCGGCACGAACCCGGCATTCGGACCGCTGATCGACCAGGACCACGCCCGGTTCGCCAAGATCTTCGACATCAACCTGTGGGGGCCACTGTTGTGGACGTCCTGCGCGGTCAAGGCGTGGATGGGCGAGCACAGTGGCGTCGTGGTGAACACGGCCTCCATCGGCGGGATGAGTTTCGCGCCGCTGATGGGCATGTACAACGCCACCAAGGCGGCGCTCATCCATGTCACCAAACAGCTTGCGCTGGAGCTTTCGCCCGGCATCCGGGTCAACGCGATCTGTCCGGGCGTGGTGCGCACCAAGCTGGCCGAGGTGCTCTGGAAGGAACACGAGCAGGGGCTCTCGGGTGCCATACCGCTGGGCCGGATCGGTGAGCCGGGTGACGTGGCCGACGCGGTGTTGTTCCTGGCATCGGACGCGGCGAGCTGGATCACCGGACAGACCCTGGTCATGGACGGTGGCCAGATCCTCGGCGACGCAACCGGATTCCGGGCAGGTCTCGGTGGCTGA